The genome window GGGCCGGGCGTCCAACAGGAGCGCGCGCGACGCCCACGCCTCGACCGGGTCGTTGCGCGCGTACCGGATCGGCTCGTCGAGCCGCACGTCGCGGACCGAAAAGCGCGAGTCGAGCAGCCGCTCGCGGAATCGGACCGAGAACCCCCGGCCCGCGCCTTCGTAGCCGTGGACCGTCGTGCAGAACGCGACCGCGGGCGCGTCGAGGAACCCCTCCAGCAGCCGCACCGGGAGCGCCGCCGCCTCGTCGACGATCGCCGCGTCCGCCCCTCCCGCTGCCGCCGCGGCCGCCGCGGGCGACAGGAACCGGACGCGGCCGCCCGCCGGCGTCCGGAGTTCGCGCTCGTCGCGGTCGCGGTCGCCGTCGAGACCGCCCCCGTCGTCCCGCTCGCTCGCGGTGGCGTCTCCCCCCGTCTCCGCCGCGATCAGTTCTCGGGCCCGGGCGAACACCTCCGCGGCGTTCCGGAACGCGGGCGCGGTGACGAGTACGTCGCTCCCGGCGAGCGCGAGCGCGCCGGCCGCCAGCCCGGCCGCGCTCGACTTCCCGCGCCCGCGGTCCGACTCGACCACGACGGCTGAGCCGGGCTCGGAGAGCGACTCGAACGCCCGCAGCGCCCGCGCCTGGTCGGCCGTGCGGCAGGCGCCGTACGCGGTCGCGGGGAACGCCGACCCCGGGGGCGCGCTCTGGTCGCTGCCCCCGCCGACCGCATCGGATCGGTCCGTGGCGTCGCCCTCCGAGCCTCCCGCCCCCGTCAGGCCGTCGCGTTCGACGGCGTCGCCCTCCGGACCCGCTCCGAGCGCGACGACCGCGATACCGGGATGCGTTCGGAGCGTTCCGACGAGGCGCTCGCGGAACCGCCCCGTCACGTCGTCGAGGCCGTACGGCGGCACCGCGAGCGAGTCGTCGAAGCGGTCGCGGATCCCGGGCCAGTCGTCGAGCGCGGGCGCGAGCAGGATCAGGAGGCCGCCGCCGTCGACCGCGCCGACCGCGCGGCCGAGCGCGTTCGGGACGAACCGCTCGTGGCAGTCGAGGACGACCGCCTCGCGGGTACGCCCCAGTAGCTCGTCGGCGTTCCGCGGGCGCACCTCCTCGAACCGGAACCCCTCGCGCGTCGTGACCAATGTGACGTCCCCGTCGTCGACCCCGAGCGACTCGACCGCGTCGTAGGCGGCGTCGACCGCGCGGTCGCGGTCGCCGGCGAGCACGAGGACGCGCCGATCGTTCGTTCGCTCGGCCTCGGCGCGCAGGTCGCGCGCGACTCCCGCGATCATCTTCGCCCGTCGTTGCCGAGGCGCGGACATGTGTCTTGCCCTCCGGACCGCCGTCGTCCTCGTTACCGGGTCGCCTCGGCGGCGCGCCCGCGAAGGCGGGAGGCTTACGGACGCTCGGCGCGTCGCTCCGGGCATGACCACGGTCACGCTCATCGGGACCCGGCTCGCGGACGTGGGCCGCGAGTTCGTCTACGAGGGGGAATCGACCGACTGCGAGGGGTGCCCCTACCGCGGCCAGTGCCTCAACCTCTCAGAGGGCACCCGCTACCGGGTGACCGGGATCCGCGAGAACGCCCAGACGCTCGACTGCGCCGTCCACGACGCGGGCGTCCGCGCGGTCGAGGTCGAGCCCGCCCCAGTCCCCGCGAACGTCCCCTCGAAGCGCGCGTACGCCGGGAGCAAGGCGTCGCTCGCCGGTCCCTGCCCGCACACCGAGTGCCCGAGCCACGGCTACTGCGTCCCCGACGGCGCCGACTTCGACGAGGAGCGCGTCATCGACCAGGTACTCGGCGAACCGCCCCACGAGACGTGCGCGCTCGACCGCGACCTGACGCTCGTGGAGTTCCGCGCGGAGGAGTGAGCGGTCGGAGCGGGCCGACCGTCCGGAGCGCTACAACGACGTGATCGCGTTCAGCGTGATCCGGATCGCGCGCTCGACGTTGTCCTTCGCCTTCTCCGGCAGCTCGTCGTCCGAGTCGGCGCCCTTCTGCGAGCCAGCGACGAGGTTGCCGTCGACGGTACAGATGGCGCCAGCCGCGAGCCCCTTCCGGCGCGCGAGCGAGAAGACGGTCGCGGCCTCCATCTCGATCGCGAGCAGGTTCGCGTCGTTCCAGTCGGCGACGTACGCGTCGTCCTCGTTGTAGAACGCGTCGTCGGAGACGATCGGCCCGACGTGGATCTCCTCGTCGTTGTCCTCGGCCGCCCCGACCAGTCCCGTGAGCACGTCGTAGTCGGGAACCGCCGGGTACACTTCGTCCTCGTACCGCTTGCTCGTCCCCTCCTCCTTGGCCGCGCCGGTCGCGACGACCATGTCGCCGACCTCCATGTCGGCCTGGAGCGCCCCGCAGGTGCCGCACCGGACGAACGTCTCGACGCCGACCCGCGAGAGCTCCTCGACGGCGATGGCGGCCGACGGGCAGCCGATCCCGGTCGAGCAGATCGTGAGGTCGGTCCCCTCGTAGCTCGCGTTCACGATCTTGTACTCGCGGTTCTGCGCGACGACCTCGCTGTCGTCGCAGAGGTCCGCGATCCGGTCGACGCGGCCCGGGTCGCCCGGGATGACCGCGATGTCGTGTACGTCGCCCTCCTCGACCAGCAGGTGCGGCTGTTTCGCCATACGAGCGGGGACAGCCGCCGCGCGCAAAAACGGACCGGTCGGCGGGCGGGGTATCGGCGCGAGACGGATTTAATATCGCGCTATGAAATTTATAATCGGGTCCAGATGCCGTCAACCTCCTCTCGACGAGACGGACGGAATCGGCCCGGATCGGCCGATTTATCGCCCGATAACTCCCAGTTCGAATATGCCCGACGCTGACGCCTCGCTCGTCTCGACGCTCGGCGCCCTCACGATCGCGTTCCTCGTCGTCGCGCTGGTCGCGGGAACGCTGCTCGACTTCAACTGGACGCAGGCGGTGCTGCTCGGCGGGTTCGCCGGCGTCGTGGCCGTCGCGTCGGCGTGGCTGACGGACCGGCGGGCGGACGGCGACTGAGCGGGTCCGTCCAGGTTCTGACCGCGCGAACCCGAGTATCGCGACTGAGAGCCCGGACGGAGGATTTTATACCCGTTCGGCGTCGACATCGGATAATGCGATTCAATCGCGACCGTCGGGGCCAGTCGGTCGTGGTCGGAACGGTGGTGCTGTTCGGCTTTCTGATCCTGGCGCTCTCGCTGTATCAGGTACAGATCGTGCCGCAAGAGAACGCGGAGGTCGAGTTTCAGCACTTCGAGGAAGTCAGGAACGACCTCGTTGAGCTCAGGAACGGAATCTTATCGGCCGGGAGCTCCGAGCGTCCGCAGTTCGTCGACGTGAAACTTGGCACGAACTACCAGACCCGGACGTTCACGATCAACCCACCCGACCCGGCGGGAACGCTACGGACGAGCGACGCGTACAACATCACAATCCGCGACGACTCCGGCACCACCGTGAACGTCTCGACGCGGTTCATCGAGTACCGGCCGCGGTACAACGAGCTCGAATCGGGGTCGACGTGGTACGACAACTCCGTTCTGTACCTCGCTGAGGCGGGCTCAAACCGTCCTGCTGTGATCATCGAGGACCAGAACATCTTGGTCGACAACGACACGCTCAGGCTGACCGCCGTCCAGAACGAGTTCAGCGCGTCCGGCACTCGGAGGGTCGCTGTGGAAATATACCCGACGACCAACGCCAGCAACCTGTCGGAATTGAATGGGACGCTTGATATCCGAATCCCGACACGATTAGGGAGTGGAGATGGCTACTGGAACGAGTCGATTGACAACGGCTCTATCACGTATCAGGGCATAGACGACTCCGCTTACCCCTCGTCGAGCGAGGTATCAGCGCTACTGCTTCAGGCGGATAGCCCGGACAACGTCACCGTGAACTCGGTCGGAATCCAATCAGAGCCGGCTGGGGAGACGGCGAAAGACAACGTTGGCCCAGCGGACAAAAGTGAGGGCGCCAGTGATCCTGACCCCCCAATGAATAACAATCCATCTTTCAATACGCTTACCGCAACTGTTGATGATTATAATAACGGTCAGGACGCGATCAGAGAGGTCAGCGTAAGTGGAAATATCGATAATGTTGACTCAAATGGGGATATCGAAATAGAACTCGATTATAACGATGGAAGCACAAATTCGAGGAAAATCTCAATGAACAGTAGCTTCAATAGGATCTTTGATACAGGGAGTGGTAATATGGGACCGAGCAGTATCGGAGTAACTATTGTACTATCAGATGCGACTGGAGATATCTATACGACCTGTACTAGTGATAGCGATCTAACTGGTGGAGGTAGTGAGTTAAATTTGAACGATTTTACTTGTAATTAGAACATTAATTTCGCAAAATCCTCTCAGTGAAATTTATGCTCCTCTGTTTAGCGCCGGCTCCTGTTGGTATCTTATAATACAGTCCTCAGGCTGACTAGGTCTAACCGTCTAAACAAAGTCTTGATTGTAATGTAGTTGGAACACTATACGATTCCGGAACTACTTCCACAATCGACGTAAACCACTATCGACACACCCATATGCCGGCCGCATGAACGACCGTGTATGACCGCAGTCGGGATCGACGGCATCGAGATCTGGACCGGGAAGCTCAAGCTCGACCTGCCGGGGACGTTCGCGCCGGAGAAAGGCGACGACCCCGAGAAGTACACGAAGGGACTCGGGCTCAACAACTCCTCGTTCCCCGACGTGTACGAGGACATCGTCACGATGGGGGCGAACGCCGCCAAGGGCCTGATGGACCGGAAGGGGCTCGAACCCGAGGACGTCGGCCGGATCGACGTCGCCACCGAGTCGGCGTTCGACCACTCGAAGCCGGTGTCGACGTATATCGCGGGCTGCCTCGAACAGGTGTACGACGGCGACTTCACCCACGCGAACAAGGGGGAGCGCAAGTTCGCCTGTCTCGCCGGCACGCAGGCGATAGACGACGCGTACAACTGGATCCGAGCGGGGCGGAACCGAGACCGACCGGCGATCGTCATCACCACGGACACGGCGCTGTACGCCCGCGGTGACCCGGGCGAGGCGACGCAGGGCGCCGGCGCCGTCGCGATGCTGATCGACGAGGATCCGTCTATCGTCGAACTCTCGACCGATCAGGGCTACGGGTCGAAAGACGAGACGGACTTCCTCAAGCCGAACCAGCAGTTCCCCAGCGTCGACGGGAAGCGCTCGGTCCAGGTGTACCTCTCTCGGATGCGCGAGGCCTTGGAGGACTACGAGTCCGTCACCGACGACATCGAGCTGGAGGACTTCGCGTACGCCCCGTTCCACACGCCGTTCCCGGGGATGGTCCGGAAGGCGGCACTCTTAGCCTACCGGCACGTCATCCGCGACACCGCCCACGAGGACGCACTCGCCGACGAGATCGGCCGCCAGCCCCGCGAAGCCGAGTACGAGGACCGAGAGGCCTACGAGGAGGCGATCCGCGGGTACATGGACGAGCTGAAGACCACCGAACAGTACCAGACGTGGTACGACACGGCCGTCGAGCCGACGCTCGGGCTCTCCCGCGAGGTCGGTAACTGGTACACCAGCTCCGTCCATATCGCCCGCGTGAGCGCCCTGCGAGACGCGCTGAAGCGCGACCGGGAGTTCGTCGGCGACACGCTGCTCGTCGCCTCCTACGGCTCCGGCGCGCAGGCCGAGATCCACGCCGAGACGATCCGCGAGGGGTGGCGGGCCGAGATCGAGGGGCTCGACATCGACGCCCAGCTCGACGCCCGCTACGACCTCGCGTGGGACGAGTACGAGGACGTCCACGACGTCCACGAGTACGACATGGACGTCGAACGCGAGATCGAGGAGTTCACCCAGCCGGACGGGGAGTTCGTCTTCACCGGCTGGGGGCGGATGAACGAGCGGAAGTACGAATACGTCGAGTAGGTCGCGTCGTATCTGCCCGGTTTCTCCGATCCGTGAGTCGCCCGCAGCGGCCCGAAACCCCGTGAAAACGGCTCACACGGGCCGTACACGATACGATGGTTTTAAACGACGCTGGCGTGAATCGACACCCAATGGTAACCATCTACGACGTGCCGGCCGACGACCTCATCGAGGCCGTCGCCGCACGGCTCGAGGACCGCATCGACGAGCCCGACTGGGTTGAGTTCGCCAAGACCGGCGCCGGCAAGGAGCTCCCGCCGGAGCAGGACGACTTCTGGTACGTCCGCTCCGCGAGCCTCCTGCGGAAGGTCGCCCAGAACGAGCCGATCGGCATCGAGCGGCTCGCCACCGAGTACGGCTCGAAGAAGCGCGGCTCGAACCGCTACGTCGTTCGCCCCGGCGAGCACGAGGGCGGCTCCCGCAAGCTCATCCGCTCGTCGCTTCAGGCGCTCGAAGAGGAGGGGCTCGTCACCACCGCGAGCGGCGAGGGCCGCCGCGTCTCCGACGAGGGCGAGGCGTTCCTCTCTGAGGTCGCGACCGAGGTCTTCGAGGACCTCGACCGCCCGGAACTCGAACGCTACGCGTAGACCGTCTTTCTGTTCGTTTTCGTCGAAATTCGATAGCCGCAGCCCCGCCCAGCGCCGCCGAGACGCCTGATCTGTGACGTTTCGTCGTTTCTCCCCGCCGCTCGGTAGTCTCCGCCGATCGTCGGATTATATTGTATTCCGCTATATAGAATTGGTTCGGCACCGCACCCTGCCCGTTCGTGCGAACGCCGTGCCGTCGGTTCGCGCGATCGGGAGCGAGAGGTGAGGCTATCGCGTCGGACGTCGACGAAGCGAAAAGGGGACCGCGGGCGGTGTCCGCTCGGTTCGACCGGCGCGGTCGCGCTATCCCGTGTTCTTCATCCCGGCGGCGATGCCGTTGACGGTGAGCCGCAGGGTGCGCTCTTCCTCGTCGGTGCGGTGAGTGCGCCCGAGCAGGTTCGCCTGGAGGAGGTTGAGGGGATCGACGTAGGGGTTCCGCCGGTCGAGGCTCTCTTCGAGCCACTCGCGGCGGAGCAGCTGGTCGCGGCCGCTAATCTCTAAGACCAGCTCGCGCCCGCGCTCGTACTCGCCGACCAGCTCGGGGAAGAAGCGCTCGCGGAGTTCGTCGTCGGCGAGGTCGGCGTACTCGGCCGCGATCTCCGGCTCGGTGCGCGCGAGCGCCAGCGAGGCGTTGTCGAGCGTCGTCCGGAAGAACGGCCACTCGTCGAACATCTCGCGGAGCGTCTCCATTCCTTCCTCCTCGCCCACCTCGTCGAGGTAGGCGTCGATGCCGGAGGCGATCGCGTACCACCCGGGGAGGATGAGCCGGGTCTGGGTCCACGAGAACACCCACGGGATCGCCCGGAGGTCCTCGACGCTGCGCTCGCCCGAGCGCGAGGCGGGCCGCGACCCGAGGTTGAGGTCCTCGACGACGCTGATCGGCGTCGCCTGCTCGAAGTAGGAGACGAACCCGTCCGCGTTCAGCAGGTCGCGGTACGTCTCGCGCGCCGCGGGCGCCATGACCTCCATCGCCTCGACCCAGCGGTCGGGCACGTCTTCGACCGGCTCCTCGTTCGCCTCCTTCCGGGCGCGGATCTGCGCGTCGAGCATCTGTTCGAGCTCGCGCTCGGCGATCCGCGGGTTGGCGTACTTCTCGGCGATCGCTTCGCCCTGCTCGGTGAACTTCACCTGTCCGGTGACGGTCTCGTTCGGGAGCGCGAGCAGCGCCTCGTTCATCGGGCCGCCGCCGCGCGAGATGGAGCCGCCGCGGCCGTGGAACAGCCGGAGGGTCACGTCCTCCTCGCGGCAGAACCGGGCGATCCGGCGCTGGTTCTCGTAGAGGTCCCAGTTGGCAGCGAGGAACCCGTTCTCCTTGTTGGAGTCGGAGTAGCCGAGCATGACCTCCTGGACCTCGCCACGGGCCTCCAGCGCCTTCGCGTACGCCTCGTTCTCGAAGAGGGTGCCGAGGATGCGCTCGGCGCCGTTGAGCGCGGACTCGGTCTCGAGGAGGGGGACGACGTCGACCGCGCAGTGGTCCGGCAGGGAGACGACGCCGACCTGATCGGACAAGAAGAGCACCTCCAGCACGTGGCTGGGCTCCTCCGTCATCGAGATGCAGTAGGTGTCGATCGCCTGCTGGCCGTACTCCTCCTGCCACTCCGCGAACGACTCGAACCGTTCGAGGACGCGCTCGGTCGTCTCCGAGACGTCGCCGGGCTCGTCGACGTCGACGACCGGCTCCTCTTGAAGGATCGCCTCGGTGAGGAAGTCGACGCGCTCCGACTCGTCCATCCCCTCGTAGTCGACCCCCTCCGTGGCGACCGCCTCGGCGACGGCCTCGGTGTGGTTCTCGCGGTGGTCGCGCAAGTCGAGCGAGGCCAGCGTGAGCCCGAACGTGTCCACCTGCCGGCGGAACGGCTCGACGAAGGACTCCAGCACCGACTCCTGGCCGTCCTCGCGCAGCGACTCGGCGATCACGTCGAGGTCGTCGAGGAAGGCGTCGCCGTCGGGGTACTCGCCCGGCCGGACGTCGTTGACGCGGTCGAGCCGCTCGCGCATCAGCCGGAGCTTCTGTCTGTACGGCTCGTCGGGGTAGCGCTCGCGGGCCTCCTCGACGACGGTCGGGAACCGCTCGGCGTCGGCCGCGAGCGAGCGCGCGAGCGCGTCGCCGGCGGCGTACCGGTCGCCGTCCTGGCTCAGCACGGCCGAGAGCCGCTTACAGCGGTCACGGTACTTCTCGACGGCGATCTCGCGCTGGCGTTCGAGCGTCTCGTCGGTCACCTCGGGGGTGACGAACGGGTTGCCGTCGCGGTCGGAGCCCGCCCACGAGCGGAACTCGAAGAGCTTCGGGCAGTCGACGTCGTCGTACTCCTTCGAGATGGTCTCCTCGAACTCCTCGTAGGCGTCGCCGACGACGTCGAAGAGGGTGTTCTCGAGGTACCACTGGACGTTTCGCGCCTCGTCTTCCGGCTCGGGCGCCCGCTGGCGGACCTGTCGGGTGCCCCACAGGCTGGTCACCTCGGCGGTGACGTCGCGCCAGACGGCGCGCCGCTCGCGGTCGGTGAGGTTGCGCTCGTCGAGCTCTCCCAGGTGGTTCGCGATGGAACGGAGCTTGGACTTCACGGTCGATCGCCGGGCCTCCGTCGGGTGGGCGGTGAACGTCGGCTCGATGAGCACGTCGGCGAGCAGCTCCTCTAACTCGTCGGCGTCGACGCCGGCCTCGGCGAACTCGGCGATCGTCGCGTCGAAGGAGTCGTGGAGGGCGGTCCCGTCGTCGGCGTTCCGGACCGCGCGGACGCGCTCGCGCTCCTCGGCGAGGTTGATCAGTTCGAAGTAGGTCGTGAACGCGCGGGCGACGACCTCCTCGCGGGTCGTCGAGAGATCGTCGACCGCCTCGTGGAGGGCGTCGCGGTTCGGGGCGTCGCCCCGCCGGTAGTCGATCGCCGCGTTCCGTAGCGTCTCGACCGTCTCGTACGCCTCGGTCGAGGCTTGCGCGGCCAAGACGTCTCCCACCAGCGCCCCGAGTTCCCGAACGTCCGTCCGCACGTCCCGATTGTGCAACTTCATACCACGCACACTGCGGTCGCGATCGGTTAAAACCGCGGTCTGAACGAATGTTTGCCTCGGTTTCGAGTAAATTCGTTCACGAACGTTTCTGTGTGACCGGCGCCGAGACGCCGCGGCCATCGGTGCCCGACTCGAGGCGTCGGTGTTGGCCGATGAGGACCCCGATTCTCGCGCCGGTGGAGGGTTCGTCACCCTTTTTACCGATCCAACCCCAGGTGCGAGTATGAGTGCGTCCGACAAGTATCCGTCTGAGTCCGGGCGGCGACGCTTCGTGAAGGGCGTCGTCGGCGGCGCGGCCCTCGCGGGGGTCGGCGCGATGGGGTCGGCGACCGTGAACACCCTGACGACCGCCGGCGGCGTCGGCGGCGGGTCGACGATCGCGAAGACGATCGCACAGACCGGCGGTCCGGCGCCCCGCGGGCTCCCGCAGATTCCGGTCCAGGTCACCGACGAGGGCTACATCGAGGGAATCTGGCCCGAGACGACCACCGTCACCCAGGAGGGACAGGAGATCGAGGTCGCCCAAGAGGAGCTCGGCGGATTCACCTACTCCGGCGCGTGGTTCCAGTACTGCGGCGTCGAGTCCCAAGAGAACGTCCAGCCGAACTTCGAGTCGGACAACCTGTTCCGGTCCGCGAGCGCCCCGCCGTACGACTGGCAGTCGAACACCTACTCGGGCGGCGACCGGATCCACATCGACGACTTCTCGGACTACACCGAGTGGGGCAACGGGATCGGCAGCGACGGCGTCGGCAAGCCGGCGTCGGTCACGTGGCGCTCCGAGGACGCCGAGACGAACCTCGGCGCGATCGTCATCCGCTCGCCCCAGATCGAGGAGGCGGCCCAGAACGACGAGTGGCTACAGGCGTCGACCGACCAGGGGTTCATGGCGTACCTCAACGTCTGTACGCACTTCTGTTGTATCCCGGGCTACAAGGTGCTAGAGGAGTCCGCCCGCTACGACGCCGCCAACGGGACCTACTGCGTCTGCCACCAGTCGACGTACGACCCGTTCACCATCGAAGAGGCGCTGTTCATCGCGCGGCCCCGCCCGGAAGAGTAACGCGTCCGTCTCGTCCCTGATTTTCTCACCTCCCGATCCGCGTCCCGCACAGCCGACGGTCCCCGCCGCGCTTTTCACGCCGCTCGCCCGAGGGACCGACATGAGCGACGACGACCCCGCAGACGCCGACGCGCCCGCCGGAGCCGACGGCTCCGAGACCGCCGACGATTCGACGGACGCCGCCGAGAGCGCGTCGGCGGACGACGACTTCGAGGCGGAGCTCGCCCGCGCCCGCGACCTCCTCGACGGCGACGACGTCGACGCGGTCCACGTCGGCGTCGTCCGCGACGGCGAGGTCGACACCACGTTCGCCCAGCGCACCGACGACGACGCCGACGGCGCCGGGCTCCGGGCGCTCGCGCTGCTCGCCGCGCACGTCAGGCTGGTCGCGGGCGAGGCGGGCGTCGAGCCTTCGACCGTCGCCGGCGACGCCGCGACGCTCGCGGGACAAGTGGAACAGATCCCGGCCAGCACCGACCAGATCCCCGACGAGTAGCTCGACACCGCGTCCCGCCAAACAGTTCGGGCCGCGCGCGCCGTCGAGCCCGTTCGTCGGTCGAGCCCGTCCTCCGTCAGGGCTCGCTGGACCGGATCCGGCGGAGCTGGTGGGTCACGCCCGCGAGCGCGACGAGCAGGACCGCGAGGTTGAAGACGGCGAGCGCCACGGACTGGTAGGCCGGGTCGAACCACGTGCGGATCGCGTTGCCGGACTGGCTGTAGAAGCCCCAGCCGGCCACGACCGCGAGCAGCGACAGCGCGGCCAGCCCGACGCGGTCGAGCAGACCGCGGAGGTCGTCGGTCGAGAGGCGGTCCAAGCCCGAGGAGTCGACCGGCTCCGTCCATCCGTTCGCGTCGGTGTCCTCGGCGTCCGCCGCCGTGCGGTCGGGAGCGGTCGCCGTGCGTTCGGGGTCCGTGCGGTCGGTCGCGTCGGTGTCGTCTGTCATTGGCTGTGGTGGGTCGGGGGTGTGGTCGCCGTCGTCGGTCGCGGGGTCCGTCGCCGGTTCGTCGGCGTCCGGATCGTCGGTCGGGCCGTCGAGGGGCCGGTCGTCCGTCATCGTCGCCTCCGCGCGGTCAGCGCCGCGACGACGAGCGCGACGAGCGCGACGAGCGGGCCGAAGCCGGGCGTCGAGCCGTCAGTGGCGCCGTCGCCCGGCGGTGCGGCGTCGGCGCCGTCACCACCCTCGCCGCCGACGTCGTCACGCTCGAAGTCCTCGACGGAGAACTGGACGTCGCGGACCGTCTCGTTCGCGGTGATCGTCTCCCGCGGGTTCAGGTTCGCGACGCCCTGCGTCTCGTCGACGAGCACGTCGTCGTCGAACAGCGCGGCGTCGACGTAGTAGTTGTAGCCGCTCGGGACCTCGACGGTCGCCGTGACGGTGTCGGTGCGGCCGGGGCGGACCGCGCCGACGGTCTCCGTCGCCTCCGCGGCGATCACGTTCGACTCCGCCTGCCGGAGGTAGAGGCGGAGTTCGACGTCGTCGGAGGCCTGGTCGCCTCGGTTCGTCACCGAGACGGCGGTCGACAGCGTCGCCGTCTCGTTGTCGGCCTCGACGACGCTCACCGCGACGGTCGGCCAGACCGTCCCCTCGGTGAAGCCGACCTGCGTGTCCGCGTAGTCGGGCGTGAGCGCCGCGACGCCGGCGATCCGGGTGGTCTGCTGCTCGCGGCGCTGATCGTCCGCGAAGACGACCGTCTCGATGCGGTAGCCGCCCTCGCGCTCGACGGTGACGGTGCCGTTGACGGTGCGCTCGCCGTCGATGTCGACGTCGCCGACCTCGACCGTGGTCTCGTCGACGAGGAGGCCGGACTCGGCGCCGATCGCGCGGTGGCGCACCGTGACGTTCTCGACCGTCCCGCCGCGGTGGCGGAGGTCGGTGCCGAGCCGGAGCTCCGCGGTCTCGCCTCGCACGTCACCGGGCGCGACGGTCGTGCCGGCGATATCGATCCGCCCGGGCGGCTCGTCCGTCGCTCGGGGGTCGCTGATGGCGCCGGGCGCGGCGACGGCGCCGACCGCGCTCGCGACGAGGAGGGCGGCGGCCGCCGCCAGGAGGGCCGTGCGGGTGTCCATACGCGACCCCTCACGACCGCGATATAAGTGCTTTGTCCGGGATTCGCTCCGGGCGGTCCGGAACCGGTCTCAGAGGACGCGGTACCGCCCGTTCGACTCGGTGACCTCGCCGCGGCGCGCGAGGCGGGTCAGGATCTCGCGGGCCGCGTCGGCGGGAACTCCCTCCGTCGCGGCCCGCTCTATAACCGCCGACTCGGTGGGGTCGTCGACCGCGTCGACCGCGTCGCGAACGACCTCGGTCCGGCTCCGCGAGCCGCCTCCGCCGCCCTCCGCGCGCTCGCCGGCCTCGTCGACCGCGTCGGCGTCGAGCCCGGACGCTTCGAGGTACTCGCGGTCGTCGATGCCGGCGTCCTCGACGGCGGCTTCCAGCTCCGAGACGTGGTCGACGTCCGCGAACGCGGCGCTGTCGCCGCGCTTCTTCGCGAGGAGCGCCGACCGAGCCTCCCGCGCGGCCGCGCGGTCCTCGGACTCGAAGAACCGCTTGAGCTTGGCGGTCCGGTGGGTCTTGCCGCACCGCGAGCACTGCGCCGTCTCGCTCGTCTCCGGGTCCGTCACCAGCCACATGTTGGCGCACTCGTTACAGCCGACGACCGCGTACATACGAGGGGATTCGCCGGCCCCGAATTTGAACCCTCGGCTCCGAGACGCGGCCGCGCCCGCGAACACCTCACACGATGCGGTGGCGCGTGCCTGCGAGGCCGCCCCGCGGCCGAGCAGCACGCGCGAGGGACGCGGCGACCGGAGCGAAGCGGAGGGAGCCGCGAGGCTGGGGAGGTGTGAGGTGCTGTGCGGTCGCGGTGCGGGGTGGGACTCAAAGGGGCAGCCGCGAGGACGAAGCACGACGACGCAAGCACCGCAAGGAGCGAGCGGAGCGAGCGACTGAGGAGCACAGCGAGTCGCGCAAGTCCTCGCGGCTGGGGCTTTGGAGGCGTTCACCGCCGATCCGCTACCAGTCATTTATAAGTAAGCGGCTGGGGCTTTGGAGGAGTTCACCGCCGATCCGCTACCAGTCATTTATAAGTAAGCGGCTGGGGCTTTGGAGGCGCTCACCGCCGATCCGCTACCAGTCATTTATAAGTAAGCGGCTGGGGCTTTGGAGGCGCTCACCGCCGATCCGCTACCAGTCATTTATAAGCGAGCGGCTGGGGCTTTGGGAGTGTTCGTCGTCGATCTACTGTCGGCTATTTATAAGCGAGCGGCTGGGGCTTTGGCGGTGTTCTGCCGAGAGTGATCCGCGGTCTCGCCTCATCAACCGCTG of Halorubrum trapanicum contains these proteins:
- the ppc gene encoding phosphoenolpyruvate carboxylase codes for the protein MKLHNRDVRTDVRELGALVGDVLAAQASTEAYETVETLRNAAIDYRRGDAPNRDALHEAVDDLSTTREEVVARAFTTYFELINLAEERERVRAVRNADDGTALHDSFDATIAEFAEAGVDADELEELLADVLIEPTFTAHPTEARRSTVKSKLRSIANHLGELDERNLTDRERRAVWRDVTAEVTSLWGTRQVRQRAPEPEDEARNVQWYLENTLFDVVGDAYEEFEETISKEYDDVDCPKLFEFRSWAGSDRDGNPFVTPEVTDETLERQREIAVEKYRDRCKRLSAVLSQDGDRYAAGDALARSLAADAERFPTVVEEARERYPDEPYRQKLRLMRERLDRVNDVRPGEYPDGDAFLDDLDVIAESLREDGQESVLESFVEPFRRQVDTFGLTLASLDLRDHRENHTEAVAEAVATEGVDYEGMDESERVDFLTEAILQEEPVVDVDEPGDVSETTERVLERFESFAEWQEEYGQQAIDTYCISMTEEPSHVLEVLFLSDQVGVVSLPDHCAVDVVPLLETESALNGAERILGTLFENEAYAKALEARGEVQEVMLGYSDSNKENGFLAANWDLYENQRRIARFCREEDVTLRLFHGRGGSISRGGGPMNEALLALPNETVTGQVKFTEQGEAIAEKYANPRIAERELEQMLDAQIRARKEANEEPVEDVPDRWVEAMEVMAPAARETYRDLLNADGFVSYFEQATPISVVEDLNLGSRPASRSGERSVEDLRAIPWVFSWTQTRLILPGWYAIASGIDAYLDEVGEEEGMETLREMFDEWPFFRTTLDNASLALARTEPEIAAEYADLADDELRERFFPELVGEYERGRELVLEISGRDQLLRREWLEESLDRRNPYVDPLNLLQANLLGRTHRTDEEERTLRLTVNGIAAGMKNTG
- a CDS encoding cytochrome B; the encoded protein is MSASDKYPSESGRRRFVKGVVGGAALAGVGAMGSATVNTLTTAGGVGGGSTIAKTIAQTGGPAPRGLPQIPVQVTDEGYIEGIWPETTTVTQEGQEIEVAQEELGGFTYSGAWFQYCGVESQENVQPNFESDNLFRSASAPPYDWQSNTYSGGDRIHIDDFSDYTEWGNGIGSDGVGKPASVTWRSEDAETNLGAIVIRSPQIEEAAQNDEWLQASTDQGFMAYLNVCTHFCCIPGYKVLEESARYDAANGTYCVCHQSTYDPFTIEEALFIARPRPEE
- a CDS encoding PGF-CTERM sorting domain-containing protein, which encodes MDTRTALLAAAAALLVASAVGAVAAPGAISDPRATDEPPGRIDIAGTTVAPGDVRGETAELRLGTDLRHRGGTVENVTVRHRAIGAESGLLVDETTVEVGDVDIDGERTVNGTVTVEREGGYRIETVVFADDQRREQQTTRIAGVAALTPDYADTQVGFTEGTVWPTVAVSVVEADNETATLSTAVSVTNRGDQASDDVELRLYLRQAESNVIAAEATETVGAVRPGRTDTVTATVEVPSGYNYYVDAALFDDDVLVDETQGVANLNPRETITANETVRDVQFSVEDFERDDVGGEGGDGADAAPPGDGATDGSTPGFGPLVALVALVVAALTARRRR
- a CDS encoding DUF5817 domain-containing protein, which codes for MYAVVGCNECANMWLVTDPETSETAQCSRCGKTHRTAKLKRFFESEDRAAAREARSALLAKKRGDSAAFADVDHVSELEAAVEDAGIDDREYLEASGLDADAVDEAGERAEGGGGGSRSRTEVVRDAVDAVDDPTESAVIERAATEGVPADAAREILTRLARRGEVTESNGRYRVL